A window from Lagopus muta isolate bLagMut1 chromosome 5, bLagMut1 primary, whole genome shotgun sequence encodes these proteins:
- the SLC16A12 gene encoding LOW QUALITY PROTEIN: monocarboxylate transporter 12 (The sequence of the model RefSeq protein was modified relative to this genomic sequence to represent the inferred CDS: inserted 1 base in 1 codon; deleted 2 bases in 1 codon): protein MRVVNEVFHFPTFSAALRSSKVLSEPLGAPMSAAGSAPGAPPLRDPRPRSTCGRCAVRARVPGRRPTARARAGGGFFRCLGANTICFLGEKFGRRSLXTYGCVRGRPRDPRGCRSGRRARTDGEQPLGPPSLVCVGGNQPALLRGGRGASPRHNMAPRASPPDGGWGWMIVAGCFLVTICTRAVTRCISIFFVEFQAYFGQDYARTAWIHSIVDCATMLCAPLGSLISNHVSCQVGIMLGGLLSSTGLILSSFATSLEHLYLSLGVLTGLGFALCYSPAIAMVGKYFNKRKALAYGIAMSGSGIGTFILAPVVQLLIEQFSWRGALLILGGFVLNLCVCGALMRPIALEEDRKTVPGLLEKDYVPEAQKQGLKRMSLCSPLIKTWSHECLCYCSWKEYDFLLMPGFMVLAVSVLFMAYGCSPLFVYLVPYALSVGVSHHQAAFLMSILGVIDIIGNITFGWLTDRRCLKKYRYFCYLFAVGMDGLCCLFLPVLQNFPLLVPFSFTFGYFDGAYVTLIPVVTADVVGTSSLSSALGVVYFLHAIPYLVSPPVAGWLVDTTGSYTASFLLCGFSMIFSSVLLCFARVAKKMKRTRLKSLSNDTHSKQHIWTNGAIAYSVTGELDHKDAEFLPVDTNSYSNR from the exons ATGCGCGTTGTTAACGAGGTGTTTCACTTTCCTACCTTTTCGGCGGCTCTACGTTCATCGAAGGTTCTTAGCGAACCCCTTGGGGCTCCCATGTCAGCAGCTGGAAGTGCCCCGGGAGCGCCGCCGCTGCGGGACCCCCGCCCCCGGTCCACCTGCGGGCGCTGCGCCGTGCGGGCTCGCGTTCCGGGCCGGCGCCCCACGGCTCGGGCGCGGGCAGGGGGCggatttttcagatgtttgggAGCAAACACCATTTGCTTCCTTGGGGAGAAGTTTGGCCGTCGGTCCT GGACGTATGGTTGCGTAAGAGGCCGTCCGAGAGACCCGCGCGGCTGTCGG AGCGGCCGGAGAGCGAGGACAG ATGGCGAGCAGCCTCTGGGCCCCCCTTCTCTGGTGTGTGTTGGTGGGAACCAACCAGCATtgctgagaggaggaagaggagcatCTCCCCGTCACAACATGGCCCCACGTGCCAGCCCACCTGATGGTGGCTGGGGCTGGATGATTGTGGCCGGCTGCTTCCTGGTCACTATCTGCACCAGGGCTGTGACGAG gtGTATCTCCATTTTCTTTGTGGAGTTCCAGGCATATTTTGGGCAGGATTATGCCAGAACAGCTTGGATCCACTCCATTGTCGACTGTGCCACGATGCTCTGTG cCCCGCTTGGGAGTTTAATCAGTAATCATGTATCCTGCCAAGTTGGTATCATGCTAGGAGGGCTGCTCTCATCTACTGGACTAATTCTGAGTTCCTTTGCCACCAGTCTGGAACATCTCTATTTGTCATTAGGAGTCCTTACAG gACTTGGATTTGCTCTCTGTTATTCTCCAGCTATTGCAATGGTGGGCAAATACTTCAACAAAAGGAAGGCCCTGGCTTATGGAATAGCTATGTCTGGAAGTGGAATCGGTACCTTCATCCTGGCTCCTGTGGTTCAACTTTTAATCGAGCAGTTTTCCTGGCGTGGGGCATTACTTATCCTAGGAGGTTTTGTCCTGAACCTCTGTGTCTGTGGTGCCTTGATGCGGCCTATTGCCCTTGAGGAGGACCGTAAAACTGTTCCGGGACTTCTTGAAAAAGATTATGTCCCTGAAGCGCAGAAACAAGGCTTGAAGAGAATGTCTCTCTGTTCACCTTTAATCAAAACATGGTCACATGAGTGTTTATGTTACTGTTCATGGAAGGAATATGACTTTTTACTCATGCCAGGCTTCATGGTGCTAGCAGtgtctgttttatttatggCATACGGCTGCAGCCCTCTGTTTGTCTACTTAGTGCCTTATGCTTTAAGCGTTGGAGTGAGCCATCACCAGGCTGCCTTCCTCATGTCCATACTTGGCGTCATTGATATCATTGGTAATATCACCTTTGGATGGCTAACAGACAGAAG GTGTCTGAAAAAATATCGGTACTTCTGCTACCTCTTTGCTGTAGGGATGGATGGCCTCTGCTGCCTTTTCCTACCAGTTCTCCAAAACTTCCCCTTGCTTGTGCCTTTCTCATTTACCTTTGGATACTTTGACGGTGCCTATGTAACGCTGATCCCTGTTGTGACGGCAGATGTAGTGGGAACTTCTTCTTTATCATCAGCACTGGGTGTTGTGTACTTCCTGCATGCCATACCATATCTAGTGAGCCCACCCGTTGCAG GTTGGCTTGTGGATACAACTGGCAGTTACACGGCATCATTCCTCCTGTGTGGATTTTCTATGATATTTAGTTCAGTGTTATTATGTTTTGCCAGAgtggcaaagaaaatgaagaggacGCGTTTGAAGTCACTCTCCAACGATACTCACAGCAAACAGCACATCTGGACAAATGGAGCAATAGCTTATTCTGTCACAGGAGAATTAGACCACAAGGATGCTGAGTTTTTGCCTGTGGACACGAACAGCTACAGCAACAGATGA